In the Marinomonas algicola genome, one interval contains:
- a CDS encoding flagellar protein MotY has product MQHKINFVIASLALCLATPSQALTRYQSSFESAEWLLSGDIFSCSLTHPVPHYGEGHFIKEAGEPMKFILKPENEKMGPGNVYIISQAPNWAPGSNPETLEVLPYPGYGLTVEVGGKVAERMLTSLDNGRHPIVAGTAWESSRETIEVSLSNINFAPAYNEFRRCLSGLLPVNYDQIARSAVLFANKGVELSSRIRNRLDLIALYVSSDPSVEYIYIDGHTDSLGSRRDNRELSKVRAEVVTTYLLEQGVPAEKIISRYHGERYPAIENRTSAGRERNRRVTIRLEKFE; this is encoded by the coding sequence ATGCAACATAAAATTAATTTCGTGATCGCATCCCTTGCTTTGTGTTTGGCCACCCCCTCGCAAGCCTTAACCCGTTATCAATCCAGTTTTGAAAGTGCGGAATGGCTTCTGTCTGGCGATATTTTTTCCTGCAGCTTAACGCATCCTGTTCCTCACTATGGTGAAGGCCACTTTATAAAAGAAGCTGGCGAGCCTATGAAGTTTATTCTAAAACCCGAAAATGAAAAAATGGGCCCCGGCAATGTGTATATTATTTCACAAGCACCTAATTGGGCGCCTGGCTCAAATCCTGAAACGTTAGAGGTGTTACCCTATCCCGGTTACGGTTTAACGGTTGAAGTTGGTGGTAAAGTAGCGGAAAGAATGCTGACTTCGTTAGATAATGGCCGCCATCCCATTGTGGCAGGAACCGCTTGGGAAAGCAGCCGAGAAACCATTGAAGTTAGCTTATCAAATATTAATTTTGCACCGGCTTATAATGAATTTCGTCGTTGCTTGTCCGGCTTATTGCCCGTTAATTATGATCAAATTGCCCGTTCTGCGGTGTTGTTTGCCAATAAGGGGGTTGAATTATCGAGTCGTATAAGAAACCGTTTAGATTTAATTGCACTGTATGTTTCTTCTGACCCATCTGTCGAATATATTTACATTGATGGGCATACTGATTCTCTTGGCTCGCGACGTGATAACCGTGAATTATCCAAAGTACGGGCTGAAGTGGTCACTACGTATTTGTTGGAACAAGGTGTTCCTGCTGAAAAAATCATTTCTCGTTATCACGGTGAGCGTTACCCTGCGATCGAAAACCGGACGTCCGCTGGACGAGAGCGTAACCGTCGGGTAACGATCCGTCTTGAAAAATTCGAATAA
- a CDS encoding YbaN family protein: protein MPIKRIAYLGLGWLSLVAGVIGIFLPLLPTTPFVLLSAWCFSRSSRRFHAWLTEHRFFGPIVRDWQSGHGIPRKTRNRALILMWLSMGLSMYLVGRPWATFALISIGIMTSVMLLRLPIKKQ, encoded by the coding sequence ATGCCTATTAAACGCATCGCGTATCTTGGATTGGGTTGGTTGTCTTTGGTGGCGGGGGTGATCGGTATTTTTTTACCTTTACTACCAACGACACCGTTCGTCTTGCTGTCGGCGTGGTGTTTTTCACGCTCGTCCAGACGCTTTCATGCTTGGTTAACAGAGCACCGTTTCTTTGGCCCCATTGTGCGTGATTGGCAATCTGGGCATGGCATCCCTAGGAAAACCCGCAATAGAGCACTTATTCTTATGTGGCTGAGTATGGGGTTGTCTATGTATCTAGTCGGTCGGCCTTGGGCAACGTTTGCCTTGATTAGCATTGGTATCATGACAAGCGTTATGTTGCTTCGTTTACCCATTAAAAAACAATAA
- a CDS encoding YdcH family protein, translated as MPVEHHSLVNDLPEFKEEIHELKINNAHFRKRFDEYHEITRRIENMENELIPATTQEEEAAKIHRLALKDELFLMIQKEKASIA; from the coding sequence ATGCCAGTAGAACACCACTCTTTAGTGAACGATTTACCTGAATTCAAAGAAGAAATTCATGAATTAAAAATCAATAACGCGCATTTTCGCAAACGGTTTGATGAATACCATGAAATCACCCGCCGTATTGAAAACATGGAAAATGAACTGATTCCAGCGACAACTCAAGAAGAAGAAGCGGCAAAAATTCATCGACTAGCGTTAAAGGATGAGCTATTTCTTATGATTCAAAAAGAAAAAGCCTCCATCGCTTAA
- a CDS encoding LysR family transcriptional regulator, with product MNTIAVKAFITAAEENSFSLAAEKLHLTQPGISKRIQSLEDQLKCRLFDRIGRRIYLTEAGEVFLPHAYRLLQEARSGLTALQNLSLTVEGQLSIATTQHIGLHHLARPIRRFIEKHQKVEFALDFIHSKHAYQDVLQGKLELAIITEPSQLDDKLSFITLWPERLNFVCSKEHALAKSNAVTLASLSQFSGILPGRSTYTRQLIDDLFDHAGVDLTVSVPTNYLEAIKMLVSAGVGWSVLPENLIDESLCILDLPNALIERRIGCLIHTERTLSNSAHVFLEMLKEPH from the coding sequence GTGAATACCATTGCTGTTAAAGCCTTTATTACCGCGGCAGAGGAAAACTCCTTTTCATTAGCGGCCGAAAAACTTCACCTTACTCAGCCCGGCATCAGCAAAAGAATTCAATCTTTAGAAGACCAATTAAAATGCCGTTTGTTTGACCGTATCGGAAGACGTATTTATTTGACTGAAGCCGGAGAAGTGTTTTTGCCCCATGCGTATAGGCTATTGCAAGAGGCGAGAAGTGGTTTAACCGCTTTACAAAATTTGTCATTGACAGTAGAGGGGCAACTTTCTATCGCAACCACTCAGCATATTGGATTGCACCACCTTGCTAGACCGATTAGACGCTTTATTGAAAAGCACCAAAAGGTTGAATTTGCTTTAGATTTTATTCACTCAAAACACGCCTACCAAGATGTCCTTCAGGGAAAGTTAGAGCTGGCGATTATCACCGAGCCATCACAACTTGATGATAAGCTTAGCTTTATTACTCTATGGCCTGAAAGATTAAATTTTGTCTGTTCTAAAGAGCACGCACTGGCGAAAAGCAACGCGGTGACATTGGCATCACTCAGTCAATTTTCGGGTATTTTACCCGGTAGATCCACTTACACTAGACAGCTGATTGATGACCTGTTTGATCACGCTGGGGTCGACTTAACGGTTTCTGTCCCAACCAACTATCTGGAAGCGATAAAAATGCTGGTCTCTGCGGGTGTTGGTTGGAGTGTCTTACCTGAAAACCTGATTGATGAGTCACTTTGTATTCTCGACCTGCCCAATGCACTGATCGAACGCCGTATTGGTTGTTTGATTCATACTGAAAGAACACTATCAAATTCGGCGCATGTGTTCTTGGAGATGCTAAAAGAACCGCATTAA
- a CDS encoding nucleoside hydrolase — protein sequence MSRKVIIDTDPGVDDAMAILFAFKTNQLDVLGLTTTFGNVSVDLATKNALILTELAGVNVPVAKGVAVPLEIEPRPHADFVHGADGFGNINWPDPKSRAVDVSAAQFIIDSVKANPGEVTLIALGPLGNLATALKMAPEIADLVDEVILMGGAAVEYGNVSPVAEANIINDPHAADIVFTANWQVTMIGLDVTHQVLLTNDILARIKASRPEHGDFLHQAAQYYIQFYNDRLNVDGCFFHDASTVAYAMEPDIFGIELGAIRVACEGIAIGQTIFAPQGMSFPEPHWDGVPMTQVCMEVDSDRLLNLFEKTLS from the coding sequence ATGTCTCGTAAAGTAATAATCGATACGGATCCTGGTGTTGATGATGCAATGGCCATTCTTTTTGCCTTTAAGACGAACCAATTAGATGTGCTTGGTTTAACGACAACATTTGGCAATGTTTCTGTAGATTTAGCGACGAAAAATGCTCTGATTTTGACTGAACTCGCAGGCGTTAATGTTCCCGTTGCTAAAGGTGTTGCGGTTCCCTTAGAGATTGAGCCTAGACCGCATGCTGATTTTGTTCATGGTGCAGATGGTTTTGGGAATATCAATTGGCCTGATCCGAAGAGCCGTGCCGTAGACGTAAGTGCGGCGCAGTTTATTATTGATTCGGTAAAAGCAAACCCAGGTGAGGTAACACTTATTGCTTTAGGACCTTTGGGTAACTTGGCTACTGCGCTTAAAATGGCACCTGAAATTGCGGATTTAGTCGATGAAGTTATCTTAATGGGGGGAGCGGCTGTCGAATACGGCAACGTATCTCCTGTTGCAGAAGCGAATATTATCAATGACCCGCATGCCGCTGACATCGTGTTTACAGCGAATTGGCAAGTGACCATGATTGGTTTAGATGTAACTCACCAAGTGCTATTAACAAACGATATATTAGCGCGTATTAAAGCATCCCGTCCAGAACATGGTGACTTTCTGCATCAAGCGGCCCAATATTATATTCAATTCTATAATGATCGACTGAATGTGGATGGGTGCTTTTTTCATGATGCTTCAACGGTGGCTTATGCGATGGAGCCCGATATTTTTGGTATTGAATTAGGGGCCATTCGCGTAGCGTGTGAAGGCATTGCTATTGGGCAAACCATATTCGCTCCACAAGGCATGTCATTCCCTGAACCTCATTGGGATGGCGTTCCAATGACTCAGGTGTGTATGGAAGTGGACAGTGATCGGTTATTGAATTTATTTGAGAAGACGCTATCTTAA
- a CDS encoding DUF748 domain-containing protein, whose amino-acid sequence MNKSPLILFSLRRLALIFLSVIFIIGFLIWLLLPVVTKTILNHYFQQQNAQLIINELDINPFQGVIVAKDVEAYSLKSDAKEQVLSLESFKIDLSYSSLFNKTLYVNTLRLNGLNADLVQSENAWHVAGLTFPIPAATNDDVETMAPAEGEDVSPSDWRIDVPKIQISNTQLTLDRFNQDVPSAPFKDTLNINTILLSDIEGKANVWNAKADIDISINQSIVRLQSSFTYNPEKVTAFIELDELTVDSTQFSHYFIQNETPPQVLLSVSGDMEIEQGLADSNKRLSVSSQAFSVLLNDLTVSTPDLSFSSDSIQLNTQELAFNLSPDNHFDIQTAATLEANTSQFSMPTKDADQAKSGNTSTTGTHVSLGKLSTQASLNVSQDEALLTVLDSMTDIELLALKGHVNEFNIANEMSHLVLSELSIKQDKLNALDLDAHLRFDSKQLDLSSSIDPLKANYKNLQFGSEITLSKNAEKLDLRSLNTTLLTHTVEFIQDSVEFTNELTELSLPKLSLNRLLNGNHDLALELNPTLRSQNTNMKNAEDYAQYKDINFSGDLALKQADKQVAFDGQNIALSAKNVSANQADYKLDSSLIQLSLPNIAFHQNQNQEMSLKADPQVDLKQITVLNADDDQLLALGALSSSAVYVEKNPTTMSLKMDDITLSDTVISKPNTTQAETPYLAKFSKLYANALDITDTKASINAITLTDVESNLLFDNQRNLKNLVFSQNDDAASATKAAEETGKRTESSPTETSSVASSTTKALTDEPETQPYHLKLNEFKIDGESSIYINDEGIVPSLSQTLYIDNFSITKVDTSQPKQATHILLDARNGKYATIHLESEVTPSSDHLTMQTQLSTKEIELTPFSPYIADILGYTIESGQLDADIKVDSDNGKLAGNSALTFRRFDLGGRDDQTSSSPSVIPLNLAIGALKDGKNNIALNIPMSGDINNPSFQWQNFLIIPIRKALYSASSSYLMQTFVPYANIISVAQIASEQIFKLRMKPLDYLPEETGISDTQTQFVEQLSALLKEKREAQLKMCSIAVPADLGIEDTSVELTEIQIESLKALAQRRAENLKDSLIRSEDIASSRLFLCSSTIDRQAGASPRIEFEF is encoded by the coding sequence ATGAATAAGTCGCCATTAATATTATTTAGTTTACGTCGCCTCGCTCTCATTTTTTTATCGGTTATCTTTATTATCGGTTTTTTGATTTGGCTGCTTTTGCCGGTTGTGACCAAAACCATCTTAAACCACTACTTCCAGCAGCAAAATGCGCAGCTGATTATTAATGAGTTAGACATTAACCCTTTTCAGGGCGTTATCGTTGCAAAAGATGTGGAGGCGTATTCGCTTAAGAGTGATGCTAAGGAACAAGTATTATCCCTTGAGAGTTTTAAAATAGACCTTTCGTATTCTTCTCTTTTCAATAAAACTCTTTATGTAAATACCCTGCGTCTGAATGGATTAAATGCGGACTTAGTTCAATCCGAGAACGCTTGGCACGTTGCAGGGCTCACCTTTCCTATTCCGGCCGCCACTAACGATGACGTGGAGACCATGGCACCAGCAGAGGGTGAAGACGTCAGTCCATCGGATTGGAGAATAGACGTTCCTAAGATTCAAATATCAAATACCCAGTTAACGCTAGACCGTTTTAATCAGGATGTGCCATCGGCGCCTTTTAAAGACACGTTAAACATTAACACTATTTTGCTCTCTGACATTGAGGGCAAAGCGAATGTCTGGAATGCCAAAGCCGATATAGACATCAGCATCAACCAGTCCATTGTGCGTTTACAGTCTAGCTTTACCTATAACCCAGAAAAGGTGACGGCTTTCATTGAACTTGATGAACTAACGGTGGATTCTACACAATTTAGCCATTATTTTATTCAAAACGAGACGCCACCTCAGGTCTTATTATCCGTATCTGGTGATATGGAAATAGAGCAAGGCTTAGCCGATAGTAATAAACGACTGTCCGTCTCTAGCCAGGCTTTTTCCGTCTTACTTAATGACTTAACGGTCAGTACACCCGACTTGTCTTTTTCATCTGATAGTATTCAGTTAAACACGCAAGAGCTCGCATTCAACTTATCTCCGGATAATCATTTTGATATACAAACAGCGGCGACCTTGGAGGCGAATACCTCACAATTTTCGATGCCTACAAAAGACGCAGACCAAGCAAAGTCTGGCAATACATCAACCACAGGAACCCATGTCTCTTTAGGCAAGCTTTCCACACAAGCTTCGTTAAATGTGAGTCAAGACGAGGCCTTGTTAACTGTACTAGACTCTATGACAGACATTGAATTACTCGCCCTGAAAGGCCATGTTAATGAGTTCAATATAGCCAACGAGATGAGTCATCTCGTGTTGTCTGAGCTTTCTATAAAGCAAGATAAACTGAACGCGCTCGATCTTGATGCTCATTTACGATTCGATTCTAAGCAACTCGATTTGTCATCGTCTATCGACCCATTAAAGGCAAATTACAAAAACCTTCAGTTCGGAAGCGAAATTACCCTAAGTAAAAACGCAGAAAAGCTTGATTTGCGCAGCTTAAATACCACACTACTCACTCATACCGTTGAGTTCATCCAAGACTCTGTCGAGTTCACCAATGAACTCACGGAGCTAAGCCTACCTAAACTCTCGCTAAATAGGCTGTTAAATGGAAACCACGATTTAGCGCTTGAACTGAACCCAACTTTGCGCAGCCAAAACACGAACATGAAGAATGCTGAAGACTACGCTCAGTATAAAGACATTAACTTTTCCGGCGATCTTGCACTCAAACAAGCCGATAAGCAGGTTGCATTTGATGGGCAAAACATCGCTCTTTCCGCAAAAAACGTATCGGCAAACCAAGCGGACTATAAGCTGGATTCGTCACTTATACAGCTGTCTTTACCTAATATTGCGTTTCATCAAAACCAAAACCAAGAAATGAGTCTAAAAGCCGACCCTCAGGTTGACTTAAAACAAATCACGGTTCTTAACGCAGACGATGATCAACTTCTAGCATTGGGCGCTCTTTCAAGTTCTGCGGTTTATGTCGAAAAAAATCCGACCACAATGTCATTAAAAATGGATGACATCACCCTTTCAGATACGGTTATTTCCAAGCCAAACACGACCCAAGCCGAAACCCCTTATCTGGCGAAATTCAGTAAACTTTATGCCAATGCCTTGGATATAACAGATACCAAAGCCAGTATTAACGCCATTACCTTAACGGATGTAGAGTCTAATCTGTTATTTGATAATCAGAGGAATCTTAAGAATTTGGTCTTTTCACAAAATGACGATGCCGCGTCTGCAACGAAAGCCGCTGAGGAGACAGGAAAAAGAACAGAATCAAGCCCAACAGAGACTTCCAGCGTGGCCAGCAGCACCACAAAAGCGTTAACTGACGAACCTGAGACCCAACCTTACCATCTAAAACTGAATGAATTTAAAATTGATGGTGAGTCCAGTATTTACATAAATGATGAAGGTATCGTCCCCAGCCTAAGTCAAACGCTTTATATCGACAACTTTAGCATCACTAAGGTCGATACCAGCCAACCAAAACAAGCCACACATATTCTGTTGGATGCACGTAACGGTAAATACGCGACCATTCACTTAGAATCTGAGGTTACTCCTTCAAGCGATCACCTTACTATGCAAACCCAATTGTCGACAAAAGAAATTGAACTCACGCCTTTCTCTCCTTATATTGCGGATATATTGGGTTATACCATCGAATCAGGACAATTGGATGCCGACATAAAAGTGGACTCTGATAACGGAAAATTAGCGGGTAATTCAGCGCTTACATTTCGACGCTTTGACTTAGGCGGCCGTGATGATCAGACCAGCAGCAGCCCAAGTGTCATTCCTTTAAACTTAGCCATAGGGGCACTGAAAGACGGTAAAAATAATATTGCCCTTAACATCCCTATGTCGGGCGATATCAATAACCCCTCGTTCCAATGGCAGAACTTTCTGATCATCCCAATCCGTAAAGCGCTTTACAGTGCATCTAGCTCTTACCTTATGCAAACCTTTGTACCCTACGCCAACATCATCAGCGTGGCACAAATCGCCAGCGAGCAAATATTTAAATTAAGGATGAAGCCACTTGATTATCTTCCTGAAGAGACGGGTATTTCCGATACCCAAACGCAATTTGTCGAGCAGCTATCCGCATTATTAAAAGAGAAAAGGGAGGCTCAATTAAAGATGTGTTCTATCGCTGTGCCAGCCGACTTAGGTATTGAGGATACTTCTGTTGAATTAACTGAAATACAAATTGAATCACTTAAAGCTCTGGCTCAACGGCGCGCCGAGAATTTAAAAGACAGCCTAATACGCTCAGAAGACATTGCTTCGTCACGTTTATTTCTGTGTTCCTCTACGATTGATAGACAAGCAGGTGCGTCTCCAAGAATTGAGTTTGAGTTTTAA
- a CDS encoding argininosuccinate synthase yields MSDVNKVVLAYSGGLDTSVIVKWLQEEYNCEVVTFTADLGQGEEVEPARAKAQALGIKEIYIEDLREEFVRDFVFPMFRANTIYEGEYLLGTSIARPLIAKRLIEIANETGADAISHGATGKGNDQVRFELGAYALKPGVKVIAPWREWDLTSRETLMAYCEKHEIPVDFSTKKKKSPYSMDANLLHISFEGDQLEDPWTEPEDDMWRWSVSPEDAPNEATYIEIGYEKGDPVSINGEAMSPATILETLNKIGGANGIGRVDIVENRFVGMKARGCYETPGGTIMMRAHRAIESITLDREAMHLKDEMMPRYAKIIYNGFWWSEERRMMQALIDASQEYVSGTVRLKLYKGNVTVVGRQSDNSLFDSSVATFEDDAGAYDQKDAAGFIKLNALRMRIAAQKGRSFLDKVKQPN; encoded by the coding sequence ATGTCTGACGTGAATAAGGTTGTTTTAGCCTATTCTGGTGGCCTTGATACTTCCGTAATCGTGAAGTGGCTTCAAGAAGAGTATAATTGTGAAGTGGTTACTTTTACGGCTGATTTAGGCCAGGGTGAAGAAGTTGAACCAGCTCGCGCTAAAGCTCAAGCGTTGGGTATCAAGGAAATTTACATCGAAGACTTACGCGAAGAGTTTGTTCGTGATTTCGTTTTCCCTATGTTTCGTGCCAATACTATTTATGAAGGCGAGTACTTACTTGGTACGTCTATTGCTCGTCCTCTTATCGCGAAGCGCTTGATTGAGATAGCAAACGAAACGGGTGCAGATGCCATCTCTCATGGCGCAACAGGTAAAGGGAACGACCAAGTTCGTTTCGAGCTAGGTGCTTATGCGCTTAAGCCTGGTGTAAAAGTGATTGCACCTTGGCGTGAATGGGACCTTACTTCACGTGAAACGCTAATGGCGTACTGTGAAAAGCATGAGATTCCAGTCGACTTTTCTACTAAGAAGAAAAAATCTCCTTATTCAATGGATGCCAACTTGCTGCACATTTCTTTTGAGGGTGATCAACTTGAAGATCCTTGGACAGAGCCTGAAGATGATATGTGGCGCTGGTCTGTTTCCCCTGAAGATGCGCCAAATGAAGCCACTTACATTGAAATTGGTTATGAAAAAGGTGACCCAGTTTCTATTAATGGCGAAGCCATGTCTCCTGCAACTATCTTGGAAACATTGAACAAGATTGGTGGTGCGAATGGCATTGGGCGCGTTGATATTGTAGAGAACCGTTTTGTAGGCATGAAGGCTCGTGGTTGTTATGAAACACCGGGTGGGACTATCATGATGAGAGCGCACCGTGCGATCGAATCCATCACTTTAGATCGTGAAGCGATGCACTTAAAAGATGAAATGATGCCGCGTTATGCGAAAATCATCTATAACGGTTTCTGGTGGTCTGAAGAACGTCGTATGATGCAAGCACTGATTGATGCATCCCAAGAATACGTGAGTGGCACAGTGCGTTTAAAACTGTATAAAGGTAACGTCACGGTTGTGGGTCGTCAGTCTGATAACAGCTTATTTGATAGTTCTGTTGCCACGTTTGAAGATGATGCGGGTGCTTATGATCAGAAAGATGCGGCTGGATTTATTAAGCTTAATGCATTACGTATGCGTATTGCGGCACAAAAAGGTCGTTCATTCTTAGATAAAGTTAAACAACCTAACTAG
- a CDS encoding ribokinase yields MAVYNFGSINLDHLYKVDHFVRPGETMASLSYQMQLGGKGANQSIALARAGADVRHVGAVHTHDDAVIKELNEVGVNTSFISRTTTPTGHAIIQLNKEAENAIILFPGANHTLNNALVDEALEKVIKGDWVLLQNETNQIDYIVKQANQKHIPIAFNPAPMDVALTQQLMPSIDLLIVNEVEAMDLVQASTVDAAKDALKHQYPDLAILMTLGSKGVRYLCGEQDIFVPAFKVAPIDTTAAGDTFIGFFLAALMNELSIKEALTRACAASAVCVTRLGAAPAIPTKQEVDEFLVAQ; encoded by the coding sequence ATGGCAGTGTATAACTTTGGCTCTATTAATTTAGATCATCTGTATAAAGTAGATCATTTTGTACGACCAGGTGAAACGATGGCTTCGCTGTCTTACCAAATGCAATTGGGCGGCAAAGGTGCGAATCAATCCATCGCTTTGGCAAGAGCCGGCGCAGATGTTCGGCATGTTGGTGCTGTGCATACTCACGACGATGCGGTTATCAAAGAGCTGAATGAGGTTGGCGTAAATACGTCATTTATTTCGCGTACAACAACACCGACAGGTCATGCCATTATTCAACTAAACAAAGAAGCTGAAAATGCCATTATTCTATTTCCAGGGGCCAACCATACTTTAAACAATGCCTTGGTAGATGAGGCATTAGAAAAAGTGATTAAAGGCGATTGGGTGTTGTTGCAAAACGAAACCAATCAAATAGATTATATTGTTAAACAAGCGAATCAAAAACACATTCCTATTGCTTTTAACCCAGCGCCAATGGACGTTGCTTTAACTCAGCAGCTTATGCCTTCTATTGATCTACTGATTGTAAACGAAGTAGAAGCCATGGACTTGGTTCAAGCGTCCACTGTAGACGCCGCCAAGGATGCGTTAAAGCATCAGTATCCAGATTTAGCCATTTTAATGACCTTAGGCAGTAAAGGTGTTCGCTATTTATGTGGTGAGCAAGATATTTTTGTCCCTGCTTTTAAGGTAGCTCCGATTGATACAACCGCCGCAGGAGATACTTTCATCGGCTTCTTTCTAGCGGCGTTAATGAATGAGCTTTCAATTAAAGAGGCATTAACTCGTGCTTGCGCGGCTTCGGCTGTTTGTGTCACTCGTTTAGGTGCTGCGCCAGCGATTCCCACTAAGCAAGAAGTTGATGAATTCTTAGTCGCTCAATAA
- the rnt gene encoding ribonuclease T, translated as MHEIKDRFRGFLPVVIDIETAGFNAKTDALLEIAASLLRMDDNGELYIHETVEFLVKPFEGANLEKAALEFTGIDPYAPDRNDMNEQEMLGQLFSKVRKELKSVECKRAILVGHNASFDHGFLNAAIERCEIKRNPFHPFSSFDTASLAGLAFGQTVLAKACEVAGIEFSNAEAHSAKYDTAKTAELFCEIVNRWKQMGGWALSDPNMEDSMASFM; from the coding sequence ATGCATGAAATAAAAGATCGTTTCCGTGGCTTCCTACCTGTCGTTATCGACATAGAAACCGCAGGCTTTAATGCTAAAACAGATGCACTCCTAGAAATTGCCGCCAGCCTACTCCGGATGGATGACAATGGTGAGCTCTATATTCATGAAACCGTTGAGTTTTTAGTCAAACCATTTGAAGGCGCGAACTTAGAAAAAGCCGCGCTTGAGTTCACAGGAATTGACCCATATGCTCCCGATCGCAACGACATGAATGAGCAAGAAATGTTGGGCCAGCTCTTTAGTAAAGTTCGCAAGGAACTTAAATCAGTTGAGTGTAAACGCGCCATTCTTGTGGGCCATAATGCGTCTTTTGACCATGGTTTTTTAAATGCAGCCATTGAGCGATGTGAAATTAAACGCAATCCATTCCACCCTTTTTCCAGCTTCGACACAGCCAGTTTAGCCGGTCTCGCCTTCGGCCAAACGGTTTTAGCGAAAGCCTGTGAAGTCGCAGGCATTGAATTTAGTAATGCCGAAGCGCATTCCGCCAAATACGACACAGCAAAAACGGCTGAACTCTTTTGTGAGATCGTCAATCGCTGGAAGCAAATGGGAGGCTGGGCCCTATCCGACCCGAATATGGAAGACAGCATGGCGTCTTTTATGTAA
- the astA gene encoding arginine N-succinyltransferase translates to MMLIRPIEKNDIDALYTMAENAGVGFTSLPADRQLLKDKMAAAEKAFNSDDNNESNQSYLFVLEDTENQAIAGVCGIESALGLDSPWYNYRLGTLVHASPSLKVYGQSKTLSLSNDHTGYSELCTLFLSQDYRHSKNGSLLSKSRFMFMANFPNRFHQRVIAEMRGVSDDEGNSPFWNGLGAHFFSMPFAQADNLSGLGNKSFIAELMPKLPIYIDLLSPSVQAVIGQVHENTLPALKMLENEGFQNLGYVDIFDGGPTIEADVRHIRAINQNKIYPVCIGQPSSTHLQIVSNTGCTSYRCTLANADKLPSGELLIDAKTAKALNLKTGDLIRSVSLSSTSLS, encoded by the coding sequence ATGATGTTGATTCGCCCTATTGAAAAAAATGATATTGATGCGCTTTATACAATGGCAGAGAATGCTGGCGTGGGGTTTACCTCTCTGCCAGCTGACAGACAATTATTAAAAGACAAAATGGCCGCTGCAGAAAAAGCCTTTAACAGCGATGATAACAATGAATCCAATCAGAGTTACCTGTTTGTTCTTGAAGATACCGAAAACCAAGCCATCGCCGGTGTTTGTGGTATTGAATCGGCCCTGGGTTTGGACTCTCCTTGGTACAATTATCGATTAGGCACACTGGTACATGCTTCACCTTCCTTAAAAGTCTACGGACAAAGCAAGACCTTAAGTTTAAGCAATGACCACACGGGTTATTCTGAACTTTGTACACTTTTTTTAAGCCAAGATTATCGTCACAGTAAAAACGGCAGTTTGCTTTCTAAAAGCCGTTTCATGTTCATGGCCAACTTTCCAAATAGATTTCACCAACGAGTTATCGCTGAAATGCGAGGCGTTAGCGATGATGAAGGAAACTCGCCTTTTTGGAACGGCTTAGGCGCTCATTTTTTCTCGATGCCCTTTGCCCAAGCTGATAATTTATCCGGTTTGGGGAACAAGTCATTTATTGCGGAGCTTATGCCTAAGCTGCCCATTTACATCGATTTACTCAGCCCATCCGTGCAAGCCGTTATTGGGCAAGTACACGAAAACACCCTACCAGCACTCAAAATGCTGGAAAACGAAGGGTTTCAGAACCTGGGCTACGTAGATATTTTTGATGGTGGTCCAACCATTGAAGCCGATGTTCGCCATATTCGCGCCATTAACCAAAATAAAATTTACCCGGTTTGTATTGGTCAACCCAGCTCAACTCATCTGCAAATAGTAAGTAATACAGGGTGTACTTCTTATCGCTGCACCTTAGCAAACGCGGACAAATTGCCCTCTGGTGAATTGCTGATTGACGCAAAAACAGCGAAGGCTCTTAACCTAAAAACAGGCGATCTTATTCGTTCCGTATCACTAAGCTCAACGTCATTGTCGTAA